From the genome of Malus sylvestris chromosome 13, drMalSylv7.2, whole genome shotgun sequence:
GTGATTATTGATATGATATCAAGTGACAGGACATATAGGGATAAAACACAGAAACTATACATAAAAATGTATTTTGTATCTCTGCAATAATTTCAGGTCCCGAAGAAAATGGACGTTTGCCTCCAGTTTAACAGAGAATTGAGCTAGAATTAGAAGCTCAAGAACTTTCCTTCGATTTCGATCTACAAACTGAAcatgaatatataaattataccTGTACCTTAGTGCGTTTGAAATGGTCTGGATTAAACCTTTCGTGTgattaagacaaaaataaaataaaaaacaaaacaaaaggagaaaTCAAAAGTAAAAGTTTTTAGAATAGCATGTTTAAGAATTTCTTGTTTCACATTCAATTTAcatatttggttttgttttcttgttgttATGATCAGCGAAAAACTGGTGGTTTGGTGGTCTGGAGGTCTGGTACTTCTCTTTCTTTGTACAGAGGTGTGAGCTATGAAGTTCCTTCAGTGCAACTAAACAAGcgcatttacaaaaaaaaagaaatttcttCTTCTACATCTTTTCCGAACGTTGCTGATAAATCTTTGGGAGACTTTGTTGAGCTTGCTTCTTATGGTAATGTAAATACACCCCAAGAAAAGCCGGAGAGTACTTCCCTGGAGAAGAAAGACACAGACCAATTGCCAGAAGTGAAGTATGAAGATGAAGTAGACAAACTTTTAGATAGTTTAGGTCCTAGATTCAAAGATTGGCCTGGATGTGATCCATTACCTGTAGATGCAGATATGCTTCCAGGGTTAGTTCCTGGTTATGAACAACCCTTCAGAGTACTTCCGTATGGTGTCCGATCTTCCCTTGGTTTACAGGAGGCAACATCTTTGAGAAGACTGGCTAGGGTTCTTCCACCACATTTTGCTTTAGGTATGCAATTTCATGTGTTGCACATAAGCGACACGATGATGATTTGTAATGTTTAAATTTTGTGCATAGGTCGAAGCAGACAGCTCCAGGGTCTGGCAGTGGCCATGGCTAAATTATGGGAACGAAGTTTGATAGCAAAGATTGCACTGAAACGTGGTGTTCAGCTGACTACTAGTGAGCGAATGGCTGAAGACATCAAGGTAATAGAACCCGGTCAATTTATGTCTCATCAGGTTGTAATTATTTGTCAAGCTGCACCTTGCCACACACTTTCATTGCCGTCAACCACTAAACTCAAAATTGGTATGCTGAGTTTCTAATCAGTGGTTAAATAATTTCTTACAAGTTTAGTTATTAAGTCTAGCCATCAGTATCTATCATGTGAAAATTTAGTAGGCAAAAGGGAACTGGAATACGATATTCTTGACAACATGCATTGATAGATGTAATGCATTTGAGAGAAGGTCTCATTTGAAAGTTCCTTATTTCTTTTTAGTGCAATTGTAGTCTTTTAGTAGTAGCTTTATAGTGTTTGAGTAGTTCATTGGTGATGTCCATGTAGTACATTTTTAATAATCGAGTCTAAATTTCTTTGGCAAAGTGCTTACTAAGTGAAATGCTATGTTGCTGTGTTCTTTCCTTCCATAAATATCATTCTGACTGTTGTGAAGTCAATGTTCTTTTCAGTGTCTATTTTGTAGGAATTAACCAGATAAATTCTTAAGCATAAACCTACAATTCTATGTCCTGTTTCCTTGAGAAATTCTTTATAAATGCACCAAAGAAAGTAGTTTTCCTTGTTCTTCTAAATTCTTTCTTTTGGTGTTCAACATTTTGTCTAGATTGTAAATCTTGATGATTTGGAATCTGGATGGCATTTCTGTAGATAGTTTATGGTTTTACGATGAGATTACAGAGCAAAGCAGTGTGATTGAGTTCATATTAGAGGTTAAAATATTACTGAATATAACAGGCATGGCTTGATAACATGGAATATTAAAGGGTAAAATATGACTTcacatattattttttacaCAACTAGTAATAATATTCTTCATCATTCATATTTTAACATCTGAGTTCATGTTAGCTAATGAGTTTATAATTACAATTAAATCGTATTTATTTGCTGCAGAGATTGACTGGGGGTGTGCTGCTATCTCGAAACAAGGACTTCTTGGTCTTCTATAGGGGGAAGAATTTTTTGTCTCCAGAAGTCACTGAAGCGTTACTGGAAAGGGAGAGATTGGCGAAATCCCTTCAAGATGAAGAGGAGCAGGCAAGGTTGAGAGCGTCAGCTATGGTTATACCAAATGTTGAACAAGCTCAACACTTTGGTACAGCTGGTACACTTGCAGAGACTTTGGATGCAGATGCTAAGTGGGGAAAGATGATGGATAATCATCATAAGAAAAAAGTGATGCAAGAAGCAGACATATTAAGGCATGCCAATCTTGTCAGAAAGCTTGAACGAAAGCTTGCCTTTGTAAGTTTCCAGAAACTTTGGATTGCTAATATAAGAAACatcttgtagtttcaggctaaAGTTTGAATACTTATTTTGATATCATGCCCTTCCAGTGCTAGAATTTCCCTTCGGTTGAACCTTTCAAATTTTTGCCTGTCAGGCTGAAAGAAAGTTAATGAAAGCTGAACAAGCCTTATCTAAGGTAGAGGAGTGTTTGAAACCATCTACGCTACAAGCTGACCCAGACAGCATTACTGATGAAGAGAGGTTTATGTTTCGTAAGCTTGGTTTACGGATGAAGGCTTTCTTACTTCTTGGTATAACAATTCTCCATTTACCTATTTATCTTGTCTGCGATTTTATTTTGATCTACTTATGGAAAGTTGACTTACTCAGGTAGACGTGGAGTGTTTGATGGTACAGTGGAGAATATGCATTTGCACTGGAAATACCGGGAATTGGTCAAGATAATGGTGAATGCTAAAAGTTTTGAGCAGGTGAAAAAAATTGCATTGGCACTTGAAGCTGAGAGCGGTGGTGTCTTAGTTTCAGTGGACAAAGTTTCCAAAAAGTTTGCTATAATTGTGTACCGGGGAAAGGACTATCACCGACCTTCTACATTGAGGCCAAAGAATCTCTTGACAAAAAGGAAAGCGTTGGCGCGCTCTATTGAGATCCAACGACAGGAGGTATCACTCTAAATTTGAATGCTAATTGTTCAGCCATCCTGGTTTTATCAGTTAGTTAATATGACCATAGCTTTATAAAGGTTGCCAATGAGTATTCAATGCTTGGTTTTAGCAGTCTGATCTGTTTATCCCCTTTCATCTTTCCCCATCATAACATACCAAACTTGTTTAATTTTGCGAACAATAATGTTCCTAACTTATGTTTTTTCTCTGTTGAACAGGCTCTTCTAAAACATATTTCAGTGGTGCAGAGTAAGGTGGACACACTTCGATCCGAAATAGTATGCCCCTAACGCTTTAGTTATTGCTACATCTAACTATTTCACTTGGCACGCAAAATCTATaaatatcttttctttttttcctttttcgttcTAAGTGGCTTTCACATTGATAGGAACAAATGGATGTTGTGAAAGAGCGTGGAGATGAAGTATTGTACAACAAATTAGATTCTTCTTATCCTactgatgatgacgatgattcCGAGGTTATTATTTGCTTGATCTTCTCTGTTTACTCTCTTTGTTAGTTAAACCAGCAGTTCTGACATCTTAATCCTTTTGTTATTCTTTGAAGGAAGAAGATGTTTATCTTGAAACGTACAGCGCAGAAGATAATGGTGAAGATGAAGGCAATTACTCAACTCATGATCCTCACCTGGAAACGAATTTTCCTTATCATATCCAGAATCAGGCTTCTCAAACAGAATTGGAAGTTCCTCAACAATATGTGCATGCAAGGCCCGAGGGCTCACTAGACGATGATTACCAAGATGAAGAAGATAACTCCCTACAATGATGGAATCAGCTGAACATAGACCAATGGTACAACGGCATTCAGAAATAGTCACGATGGTTGCTCGTCACATGTACAGATAATTTGGGCAGGCCGGCATCCATGTAACTCTACGGTAGTTTTTTGGTACGCAAGTTTCTGTCACGATCTCCCATGTCTTTTAATTCTTGGACTAGAAATAACTCGTACAGCGGAATAAGTCGTCTTAAATTGTGGGAGGAGTTAGATACAGCTGGTTTTCAGGGCATATTGATGTTTTCGGGCCCCATACTTGTTCACAGTTTTGCTGGAGAAGCCTTCTATGTAAAATGAATACGATTATTAAGTCACAGTGGATATTTCATCACCTATTCTGGTCACAACTTTACAAAATTTCAGCATTTGATGGTGATACAGGGCTCGTTTGAAAGGACTTTTAAAATTTCTGGTAGtgttttttgtaaaaatatttttgatacAATTTAGTAATGGTCTAATGGATCCtggaaaagcactttaagtgcttcctACAATAAGTACATATCTAGTGCTTTTTTCGAATGACACTTAAACTGCTTTTAGAACTCAAAATAAATTTCACTAAAAGCAATTTCAGTcgttttaaaagtactttcaaaCGAGCTCATAATTATTATTTGGTTTCATATAGATTGGGATGTATCCATTTTCAAATCTATGTCGGTAACTACCTTATTTTTTCGATATGGGTCATTAAATAAGGTTTGCTATTATTTATAAAGAAGTGATATTGGGAAAGGAAATTCAAACACGAAAACTTGAGTGCAAAAATGAATATTTTTTAACTAACTGAGTTACAAGCGATTGTGTATATCAATGTGATTAGACATGTATTTAGCAAAAGAAACTTTTGAGTTATTGCATGCAGGAAATATCAAACATGGTCTTCATCATTCAGATTATACAAATTCCAGAACTAATCAACTCATCACATTAGTTATAGTctttatcaatttcacttgactaCTAGAAATTCCTGATTATTATGAGTCTAATCCATTGatgaacaaaaattaattgggtaaattacatagtagtccCTCagatttgaggtctattacaatctcataccaacatctttaaaatatttcactttcatactttacataactccgcctatgtcttacatggccggtcccaagcccggataaaggaggagggggagggcgtcaggtagtcgacagccggcactccatgatcacgtcgaatccttatgaaaatgaatccagaacaaaatcacgctaaagctagggcgtcacccgtaagtggcgcgctgtgtggcccgagcacagtgataagtgagcaagggtcgctgtatctccatcagcacccggatgcagtgttaaatgagcaagggggccatagaaacttcttttcgaacgactccactcaaagttgtttgggagcatatgctcctatcaactttacccgggacacacaaaagaagtactttgatcctattagacgggggagggtgaagaagctaggacagaagggtagagttcaagagagcaaaatgcgtttaggaacgtggaatataggaaccttaacgggaaaatctatggaagtagtggaagttatggtgaggagaaggataaatattatgtgcctacaagaaactaagtgggttggtagtaaggcaaatgatctagaaaactcagggtttaaactttggtattcgggcacaaatagaacgagaaacggtgttggcatcatcgtggacaagaccttggtacaagatgttgtagatgtcaagagggtaggagatagaatcatggcaatcaagattgtaataggacaagaacttatcaatgtgattagtgcgtacgcacctcaagtagggttggatacgagttcgaaggagaaattttgggaagatcttggagacttggtgcaaggaattgctcaaacggagaagttatttataggaggagatttaaatggacacgtgggcagggagacaggcaactatggaggttttcatggtggccatggttttggggagagaaacgaggatggggaagctatcttggattttgcaatggcatatgatctcttcttagccaacaccttctttaagaagagagaataacatgtgatcacctacaagagtgggtcgtcaaaaacacaaatagattttcttctaatgaggaaaggggatcgtataacttgtaaggattgcaaagttataccaggagagagcgtggctaatcaacatcgcttgttggtgatggatgtacatatcaaaagagtaagacaaaagaacaagacttggaagtgcccaaggactagatggtggaatctaaaagaagaaaaacaagtcattttcaaagagaaggtaatcacccaatgtgtgtgggatagagagggggaagctagccaaatgtgggattccatggctagttgtatccgaaaagtagcaaaagaggtattaggagagtccaagggctttgccccacaccaaaaggaatcttggtggtggaatgaggaggtacaaacaaaggtgaaggctaagaaggaatgttgtaaagccttatacaaggagaggaccgatgaaaatggtgaaaggtatagaaaagcgaagcaagaggcgaagaaagctgtcagagaagctaagttagcggcttacgacgatatgtataaacgactagataccaaagaaggagagttggatatctataaactatctagagcaagggaaaagaagacaagggacctaaaccaagtgaggtgcatcaaggatgaggatggaaaggttcttgctacagagaacgcggttaaagacagatggagaggttattttcataatcttttcaatgaaggacatgaaatgagtgcttctttaggggagttgagtaactcagaagagtgtagaaactactatttttatcgtcgaatccggaaggaagaagtggttgtagctttgaagaagatgaagcataaaaaagcaataggcccagacgatataccaatcgaagtgtggaaacttttgggagagacaggtataacatggctcactgaccttttcaataggattttgaaaacgaagaagatgccaaatgagtggcgaacgagcactttggtgcctatctacaagaataagggcgacgtacaaaattgcatgaactataggggtattaagctaatgagtcatacaatgaagctctgggagagagtcattgagcatagattgaggcaagagacacgggtttcggaaaaccaattcgggttcatgccagggcgctcaaccatggaggcaatctatctcttacgaagattgatggaaagatatagagatgggaaaaaggatttacacatggtctttatagatttggaaaaagcgtatgatagggtcccaagagacattctttggaggattttagagaagaaaggagtacgagtagcatatatccaagctataaaggatatgtatgaaggagcaaagactgccgtaagaactcatgaaggacaaaccgaaagttttcccataactgtaggattacatcaaggctcatccttaagtccttacctttttgcgttggtaatggatgagttaacaagacatattcaagatgatattccttggtgtatgcttttcgcagacgatatagtgttgatagatgaaactcaggaaggggtaaatgcaaagcttaacctttggagagaagtgttggaatctaaaggtcttcgcctaagccgatcaaagacagaatatatggagtgcaagttcagtgcaaatggaggccaaaacgagttaggggtgaggatcggagatcaagaaataccaaagagcgaccgttttcgttacctaggatctatcttgcaaaagaacggagaattagatggagatctcaaccatagaatgcaagctggatggatgaagtggaagagtgcatccggcgtgttatgtgaccgccgtatgccactgaagctcaagggaaaattttataggacggcaataaggccggcgatgctgtatggcacagaatgttgggcggtgaaacatcaacacgtacacaaaatgggtgtagcggagatgaggatgattcgttggatgtgtgggcacacaagaaaggataagattaggaatgaggatatccggggtaaagtaggagtagctgaaattgaaggaaagatgagagaaaatcggttacggtggtttggacatgtgcaaagaaggcctactgacgctccgattagaagatgcgacgatgggacagaggttcagggccgaaggggtagaggaagacctaggaaaactttggaagagactctaagaaaagacttagagtacttggatctaacgaaggacatgacacaggatcgagcacaatggcgttctaagattcatatagccgatcccactcagtgacttggattttccaagtctccaaccgagaagttttcctcactcggaaaattaagggaacactaccccaacctacatgctccactcagaaagcttcaacatacaagcttcaacaaaagaaaattcaaagaacttagcgaagaaggctttggtgtatttaacacaatacgttgaaatgaaggaaagcttatttattgatatccccgataagctacaaatatgtacatatacatgagtcaaaataaacacacaagagggagccttcacaaaggttgcttaggagaagtctcagcagtcggtagagccccagaaagagaaggcaccggagggggatcatttggagcctcagtactggacagaaccctagaaggaggaggcatcagaggttgatcatttggagcttcattacgcggtacagccccagaagacgaaggcaataaatgcctttggaacaaacctacaaatctctgatgatcaagtaaaacccgaccatcagtttccttcatctggtcaagcttcctcttcatgtttgtagcatagtcatgtgcgagccggtgcaactgtttattctcatgcttgagccctctaatctcctgtttgagactcatcacttcagccgccaatgattcaacttggcgggttcgagcaaataggcgttgggccatattagacacagaacctgcacactgaacactgagagccagcgaatccttaacagctaactcatcagaccgtttggaaagtagtctgttatctttgggagtgagaaggttcctggccaccaccgcagcggtcatatcattcttcatcacggaatccccaacggtaagaggaccagtaggggagacgaaggatgggcgccatatgttgtctggagaaggcggggctgcctcttcaacaaggttcaagtcaaaacgacggtcggaggggccagacattttcaaaggtgttgaagagagaagaggtcggacaaatcaagatcttagaagtgcaagaatgaagcttctactggtggagattcaagtgtgctttggaacttaatgccagcccttataaaaatctgcactcgacggagcttcagaaatcgaagaggcgcctgctcagaaatcgaagaggcgtttgctttctcaaaagctgggctgcttagagatcacgagggttgatctcagaaatctaagaggcgtttgctttctcaaaagttgggctgctcaaagaccacgaagactggtctcagaaattgaagaggcgctcgctttctcaaaagctgggctccccagagaccacgagggccgatctcagaaatcgaagaggcacctacttttccagccttgtcagcacctgtcacacgcacactcagctttgcggaaattatgggcattctgtcgaagacttctggggaagtagaaaacacatgaatcttactgttcaatcacccacttcccacacgcaacaatagctcatgggtaccacagaaaactttgccaaagttctctgccaaagttgagcacgtgaagcttgcagctctcactacatcgctctgaccaagaagggtaaaagaatagcaaagaaacagcactaacaaagtttagacccataaattttgaaggtctagctaccatattattacccacaagggtaaaggaacagtaccactgctggataattggacagtccctgtgtgtcaacctctgtgcttcgtggcaaggtagactagcaaacatgcccaacctttactcacattcgagaaaacactcccaataagattgcttgctccaaaatcgaagaggcaccgtcctccgaatctcgagagccagactcccaacatgactactttcttaaaaatcgaagagagggtaaaggaacagtaccattgctggataattggaaagtccctgtgtgtcaacctctgtgcttcgtggcaaggtagactagcaaacatgcccaacctttactcacattcgagaaaacactcccaacaagattgcttgctccaaaatcgaagaggcaccgccctccgaatctcgagagccagactcccaacatgattactttctcaaaaatcgaagagacactgctccccgaatcttcgagagccagacccccagcgtgactgctttctcaaaaatcgatgaggcatcgttcttcgaatcaatcgaagaggcgctcgctttctcaaaagctgggctgctcagagaccacgagggccgatctcagaaatcgaagaggcacctacttttctagccttgtcagcacctgtcacacgcacactcagctttgcagaaattatgggcattctgtcgaagacttctggtgaagtagaaagcacatgaatcttactgttcaatcacccacttcccacacgcaacaatagctcatgggtaccacagataactttgccaaagttctctgccaaagttgagcacgtgaagcttgcagctcccactacatcgctctgaccaagaaaggtaaaagaatagcaaagaaacaacactaacaaagtttagacacataaattttgaaggtctagctaccatattattacccacaagggtaaaggaacagtaccactgctggataattggaaactccctgtgtgtcaacctctgtgcttcgtggcaaggtagactagcaacacatgcccaacctttactcacattcgagaaaacactcccaacaagattgcttgctccaaaatcgaagaggcaccgtcctccgaatctcgagagccagactcccaacatgactactttctcaaaatcgaagagagggtaaaggaacagtaccattgctggataattggaaagtccctgtgtatcaaccgaagagacactgctctccgaatctcgagagccagacccccagcatgattgctttctcaaaaatcgaagaggcatcgttctccgaatctcgagagccagataccacagaccactttttcaaagtgctctgacagagttaaaacatgtgaaactgacagctcccactaccgtgctatgaccaagcagggtaaaggaataacattactacttgttagggagactcctatatatgtcaacctccatccccaacggacaggcagacctgcaaaaatgctcaacccttcatcatatctgagagggcactcccaacgaagcctttcgaaatattcagctttctttccccccgataatacctctgcaaacaagctatactagagcaagaatatctcatatcatcagggttaaaagcaagagtatcccatatcatgctttttccctgtcttttcctttggccttatttttacctgcaagacaaggagaaagagagcaatcagtcagcacttggaatcaagcttccagccaagaactgactgcctggaaccccttacctgattacttacctggcattgctctcgagtactcatcttcaacatcttatgtttccagggaagattccgcatctgcttgaggaacagatagggcaagtgcgaaggatacaaggaagcatgtggagacaagcgtaacagcacacgtgccgatacatccattactctgtcaaaagcaaaagtatcccatatcagcagggtggaacgtactctagatttgatggacttgttttgaccctcaaattcttcagtcggccttatactctggaggaaaccagaaaaccctccagctcagttcaagaataagcctgtggaaagttacttcttcaaaagcaaaagtatctcatatcatctcttctcatttttcttctctttatccttcatgctgctgcaagatggggagaaggtgaacaatcaatcggagctctgattgcttaccttgtctgtcacctctttcagcagaccccctagctcggcgacttgggggactcctactacatggtttgtatcgcgcttgaccaagcctgaaactacaagtaagcttcaagtgaaattgatacattaccttgtgcatctccactagttaaagataccacccctggatggaggaagagtacttccagagaagatgccacatctacctatgagacagataaggcaagtcaagacgactccacactccgatacttaga
Proteins encoded in this window:
- the LOC126596051 gene encoding CRM-domain containing factor CFM3A, chloroplastic/mitochondrial-like codes for the protein MTLVPSLQLYPTNLFDSFQRSLSKFNGPHIQFFRYGHGSSTPFNKHTFYATHSIISSPDQNPVRKSNFVGRNRSIYQYKPRRNLCTSSWIDKWNESHKRNRLKPPQAVLDYQSSESGNLSGSGNGGGSTMQKIVEKLTKFGYVDDSNEGKGEARERVIEKGSVEDIFYVEEGMLPNSRGGFSAESPLGIENVFGSDGKVRFPWEKPAEEEKQDQGSVRRKSRTSVAELTLPESELRRLRNLTFQKKHKTKIGGAGVTQAVVDMIHERWKTSEIVRLKVEGPPALNMKRMHEILERKTGGLVVWRSGTSLSLYRGVSYEVPSVQLNKRIYKKKEISSSTSFPNVADKSLGDFVELASYGNVNTPQEKPESTSLEKKDTDQLPEVKYEDEVDKLLDSLGPRFKDWPGCDPLPVDADMLPGLVPGYEQPFRVLPYGVRSSLGLQEATSLRRLARVLPPHFALGRSRQLQGLAVAMAKLWERSLIAKIALKRGVQLTTSERMAEDIKRLTGGVLLSRNKDFLVFYRGKNFLSPEVTEALLERERLAKSLQDEEEQARLRASAMVIPNVEQAQHFGTAGTLAETLDADAKWGKMMDNHHKKKVMQEADILRHANLVRKLERKLAFAERKLMKAEQALSKVEECLKPSTLQADPDSITDEERFMFRKLGLRMKAFLLLGRRGVFDGTVENMHLHWKYRELVKIMVNAKSFEQVKKIALALEAESGGVLVSVDKVSKKFAIIVYRGKDYHRPSTLRPKNLLTKRKALARSIEIQRQEALLKHISVVQSKVDTLRSEIEQMDVVKERGDEVLYNKLDSSYPTDDDDDSEEEDVYLETYSAEDNGEDEGNYSTHDPHLETNFPYHIQNQASQTELEVPQQYVHARPEGSLDDDYQDEEDNSLQ